One Meleagris gallopavo isolate NT-WF06-2002-E0010 breed Aviagen turkey brand Nicholas breeding stock chromosome 11, Turkey_5.1, whole genome shotgun sequence genomic region harbors:
- the LOC100548864 gene encoding transcription cofactor HES-6-like isoform X1, whose product MTAAAMAGGAHKLSSTKEERKLRKPLIERKRRERINNCLDQLKETVVGAFHLDQSKLEKADILEMTVKHLQNIQNSKLMADSKVGLEAQQRYSTGYIQCMHEVHNLLLTCEWMDKTLGARLLNHLLKSLPRSGEDTSKAALSSSSPSQQPLLTAKTPLSPKGNTPSTNPSQEHFYPVEHKQASKNSFQPSSLSSFGQVDAVPPRQVLQPNFSHNNPSMGSLDMWRPW is encoded by the exons ATGACGGCCGCAGCCATGGCCGGCGGTGCACACAAGCTGTCCAGCAccaaggaggagaggaag TTAAGGAAACCCCTAATCGAACGGAAGCGCAGGGAAAGGATTAACAACTGCTTGGACCAGCTGAAGGAGACCGTGGTTGGTGCGTTTCACTTGGAT CAGTCTAAACTGGAAAAAGCAGACATCCTGGAAATGACGGTGAAACACCTCCAGAACATCCAGAACAGCAAGCTGATGG CTGACTCCAAAGTGGGCCTTGAAGCTCAGCAGAGGTACAGCACGGGATACATTCAGTGCATGCATGAGGTCCACAACCTTCTCCTCACCTGCGAGTGGATGGACAAGACGCTGGGGGCACGGCTGCTAAACCACCTGCTGAAATCCCTACCCAGGTCTGGAGAAGACACCTCCAAAGCAGCATTAAGTTCTTCGAGCCCGTCTCAGCAGCCTCTCCTGACTGCAAAAACCCCGCTGAGCCCTAAAGGGAATACTCCCAGCACAAATCCATCTCAGGAGCACTTCTACCCAGTGGAACACAAACAGGCTTCGAAAAATTCATTCCAGCCATCCTCGCTGTCAAGTTTTGGCCAGGTCGATGCTGTGCCTCCCAGACAGGTCCTGCAGCCCAATTTTTCCCATAATAACCCTAGTATGGGGTCATTAGATATGTGGAGACCATggtaa
- the LOC100548864 gene encoding transcription cofactor HES-6-like isoform X2 translates to MTAAAMAGGAHKLSSTKEERKLRKPLIERKRRERINNCLDQLKETVVGAFHLDSKLEKADILEMTVKHLQNIQNSKLMADSKVGLEAQQRYSTGYIQCMHEVHNLLLTCEWMDKTLGARLLNHLLKSLPRSGEDTSKAALSSSSPSQQPLLTAKTPLSPKGNTPSTNPSQEHFYPVEHKQASKNSFQPSSLSSFGQVDAVPPRQVLQPNFSHNNPSMGSLDMWRPW, encoded by the exons ATGACGGCCGCAGCCATGGCCGGCGGTGCACACAAGCTGTCCAGCAccaaggaggagaggaag TTAAGGAAACCCCTAATCGAACGGAAGCGCAGGGAAAGGATTAACAACTGCTTGGACCAGCTGAAGGAGACCGTGGTTGGTGCGTTTCACTTGGAT TCTAAACTGGAAAAAGCAGACATCCTGGAAATGACGGTGAAACACCTCCAGAACATCCAGAACAGCAAGCTGATGG CTGACTCCAAAGTGGGCCTTGAAGCTCAGCAGAGGTACAGCACGGGATACATTCAGTGCATGCATGAGGTCCACAACCTTCTCCTCACCTGCGAGTGGATGGACAAGACGCTGGGGGCACGGCTGCTAAACCACCTGCTGAAATCCCTACCCAGGTCTGGAGAAGACACCTCCAAAGCAGCATTAAGTTCTTCGAGCCCGTCTCAGCAGCCTCTCCTGACTGCAAAAACCCCGCTGAGCCCTAAAGGGAATACTCCCAGCACAAATCCATCTCAGGAGCACTTCTACCCAGTGGAACACAAACAGGCTTCGAAAAATTCATTCCAGCCATCCTCGCTGTCAAGTTTTGGCCAGGTCGATGCTGTGCCTCCCAGACAGGTCCTGCAGCCCAATTTTTCCCATAATAACCCTAGTATGGGGTCATTAGATATGTGGAGACCATggtaa